GCTTTTGGCTTTGTtgatagagttttttttttttttttttgtgtgtgtgcaaAAGTTGATAGTCTAAAACTATTCAATTTGACATGCTTGTGTTAACCTGAGAGGAAGAGATTGAATACGTTATCACTAATGTGATATTTTCTCTGAGGTAGACTTATTATGTGATAGGTAACATTTGGAATTTGTCGTAATGTTAATTCTGCTTTTGGTTCGAACTTTGATTGGTACCACTGATTTAGTTACACCATGGAGCTAGATTGTATATACATTGTCTGATATTAGTAAGAGAGCCATTATTGAAAGCAATTAGTTCGATTCGTTGGGTTGGTGTGTATCATATATATCTAAGACTGTGTTTGTATTGACCATATTGCTGTTAAGATGATAACAGAGATGGTTAAGATTTATCAATGTTATGTCTTTGgtctatcttttgtttttaatcacaCAGTTGTTTAGTTTTGACTTTGACTGTTTCATTGTTTCGTTATTTTTAACTTTCCCGTTGTGCAGGGTTTTGATGAGTACATGAATTTGGTGCTGGATGAAGCTGAGGAAGTAAGCATCAAGAAGAAGACTAGAAAACCACTTGGTGAGTTGATTGTGTGACTCTTTGAACCCGTTCTTCTACAAGATTTCCGGTTCACATTTCTTACATTGTTTTCGTAATGCTAACTTGCACAAAATATTGTATTTCAGGAAGGATTTTGCTTAAAGGAGACAACATAACTCTGATGATGAACGCGTAAGTATCATTATCCTCTCATTTGTTTCCCACTCCCTCCAATTCTCAATTCTGCTCTCCCTGGATGTAAAGATATGTAACTCAATCAATCTTATATCTTATTACAGCGGGAAGTGATGTCTGTTGCAATGGAGGAATGATCTAACTATATCGGATGGTTTAAGAGTTCTTGTTTCCTCTCTTGTTTCCTTTGGGAATTGTTGTCTTTTTGCTTACTGTCAAATTGAAAAAATTCACTTGCAAAAcctttcataagaaaaaaaaagtttcttacaTAGAAAACTCAAATCCAAGACCAAGAATATCGTAGTGTTAACAAATGTCTAATATACTTGTTTAGATCATAAGCTAATTTGCGGTCCAAAATCTGAtagttatataatatgttaagTCTTTATTAGCCAAAAGAATTGACCCTCGCATCAACCACACATAAGAAAATGTCGGACAACATGCGTTATGTTGTTTTACCGATCTCTCGTTAAACTTggaaccaataaaaaaataacattgtaTACAAAAAGGAAGAGTTAAAACGCAAGAACAGCCTCTTTACGCATGAGTTTTTGACATATACAAATGGATCAAACTCAATAAGGCTTCCTACCAAGAAAATTCCCCGGGGGATCGTAATTGCAAGCCAAGAACACGCCTCCACCGCCATTGCAGATCACGTGGGCGCAGCCAATCCTTTGTGTGTTCTTCCATACAATTTGTGTGTAATGGCCACACATCTCGGCGTTGCAAGAGTTAGACCTATAGTTATAGCTCCTTGCTTCAGACAACCATCCATAAGAGGCTTGAGCCGGGCTCCAACTCTTGCCTGAACCCCAAAAGAGATTCTCACCATAGGGTCCGTTGGAATGGATCAAGGCGCAGTCCCGGCGTCTCTGGTTAGCCCACCATTGCGCGTAACGTGCCAATTTAGCGTCCCATTTTAGCGGTTTGAGCCTTAAACGAGCTCTTACTGCGTTTTGTGGACCCATGAACTGTTGTTGGTAGGTTGCGCAATGACAACATGTTACAAGTAGTATGAGAGTCGTGATTACAACCGAAACACCACTAATGTGTTTTGGAGGAGCCATCTCGGGTGAGGCTTGAGTAAAAATGATCTTtgctttggtttggttttatataaGCTTGAAATCGTTAAGAGAATTTTGTTTGTacgatttttaaaatattataagggGGAAAGTGTCAACTCTATGATTAAGTGGTGTACATGTTCGATTATGATAGCcacatttgaatttgttttgaaTTCTTAGATTTTGTGAATAATTAAGCAtgtattatagtattttttttatgtgtttaatgTTATAGTTTATGCATAGTAggtatattaatattatagattGGCCACCCCAAAAAAGTCTTGGGGTAAGAAGATTTACAATAAAGAACTTTTCGTTAACAATAATATAATAGCACTCTTTAATCTAAGATaataagtgtattttttttggaactAAGTCAGCCAGCAGTAGTTGGATATTGAtgtttcatcttctttattATCTACCTTTGACATTATTGAAccaaatttaacttttttgaaAGAATAAAGTCTAAGTAAAACCACATATAGCATGACATTATGTAGCATTTTATGCAGAGAAAGTCAAGAAAGGCTATCCAAGCcagttattattattgtaaaagtAGCAAAAGAGAGGTAAATGTTGCAGAGAACTTTACAGTTTTTTTGTTGATCAGGACACTATGCAAGAGCTTCGGCGATGATGGAACGGTGAGACAATTGCTGTTCGTAGAGGTCACGGAAAATACGGTATTTGGCGTCGTGATACTTCTTAATCTTAGGGTCTGATGGATGAACCACCTGAAATTCATCACAAGTGGTTAACATAACCAACATGATTGATGTAGAAATAACATCATGAGCAATGAAGTTAGAAAAGCATATTACTTGTCCAGCTGCGTTAAGAACTTTCATGGCATCATGGAGACTAGGATAGTTCTTGCAAGCAACTGCTCCAAGAATTGCTGCTCCTAAGAGAACAGACTCGCTTTCTCGTGGAAGAATAATTGGACAACCTGCGAATAGATCGATCCAGTAAGATTACTCTTCGTCCTGGATTTTTTACTGATTAGAAATATAGAAGAGGAATAATTAAGTGTGGTAGGTAATATACCAACTATATCAGCATGTTCTTGGATGAACAATGGGTTCTTTGAAAGGCCGCCACAAGCAAGCAGTGTATCAATCTAACATCATATGTAGAGACAGAAATATGAGGCGTTTTTTTTCCATGTGAAAGTGAATGTCTTGTACTGTTTCTATAGAACAATGTGTGAAGAAATCTTACTTTGTGACCATGAGCATTGCAATGCTCTACAATATGACGTGTACCATATGCGATTCCCTGTATTGTGGCGAGGTATAGCAGAGCCAACTGCTTCTCGGATGTGTCAAGAGTCATTCCGAATATGACTCCTTTCGAATTTGGGTCAGCAACAGGAGATCTGTAAGACACACAGCTTTGAATCAATATTAACTCAAGAGGGAAGAAACAGAGCAGCATCTCTCTGTTTTAGTCACCTGTTTCCGTGAAAGTCAGGAAAGATATGCATGTCTGAGGTAAGGGAGGCTATAAATGGAGAACTTGTATCTTCAGCCATCGTTTTCAAAATGTTGTTCAGCAGTTCATACACAGAAACTTCTGCAAGAGACCGGCACAAAAGCATTTAACCATTGTCATGTCAACATAAGCGACAATTAGAAGGGAAATAGTCAAAAATATCAGATTCGGTTTGTTACTCTGTGAAGCAGCACGATTTGCAAGGCGAGGAGAAGCAACATGATTTTCGATGATGTGATCAAGTAAAGCTCCAGTGGCACTTTGTCCTCCTTCTGTAAGCCAATACTCCGGAACCATTGCTGCAACAGTTTTGGTGAAACAAGAGTgagataatatatatcaaacagaAAGGATACAGATAAAATATGTGTACGTACCTGACCAAAAAGGCCCCCACACGCCAGGGATAAATAGCTTTTCACGGGAGACAGCCATATGGCAAGTTGATGTGCCACATACCAAGACCATTCGAGAGCATAAGGTATCCACATCAGACTCTGAAAACGCCAATCATTAGGGACTGAGACATCACATTACGCTATACTAATATAGCAAAGTATGTTTACCTTTGGTCAAGGACTCCGAATCTGATTTACTTTCCATTACCCCAACACCACCGGCATGAGCAT
The sequence above is a segment of the Camelina sativa cultivar DH55 chromosome 10, Cs, whole genome shotgun sequence genome. Coding sequences within it:
- the LOC109124592 gene encoding FGGY carbohydrate kinase domain-containing protein-like; its protein translation is MTTAELNPLPSRSVFLGVDVGTGSARAGLFDDNGKLLGSSSSPIQIWKDGDCVEQSSTDIWHAVCAAVKSACSLANVSELEVKGIGFAATCSLVAVDAEGSPVTVSWSGDSRRNIIVWMDHRAVQQAKRINSFNSPVLQYCGGGVSPEMEPPKLLWVKENLKESWSMVYKWMDLSDWLSYRATGDDTRSLCTTVCKWTYLGHAHMHQMTEKASRDMEACGWDDEFWEEIGLGDLVDGHHAKIGRSVAFPGHPLGNGLTASAAKELGLLAGTPVGTSLIDAHAGGVGVMESKSDSESLTKESDVDTLCSRMVLVCGTSTCHMAVSREKLFIPGVWGPFWSAMVPEYWLTEGGQSATGALLDHIIENHVASPRLANRAASQKVSVYELLNNILKTMAEDTSSPFIASLTSDMHIFPDFHGNRSPVADPNSKGVIFGMTLDTSEKQLALLYLATIQGIAYGTRHIVEHCNAHGHKIDTLLACGGLSKNPLFIQEHADIVGCPIILPRESESVLLGAAILGAVACKNYPSLHDAMKVLNAAGQVVHPSDPKIKKYHDAKYRIFRDLYEQQLSHRSIIAEALA
- the LOC104717166 gene encoding pathogenesis-related protein PR-1-like — encoded protein: MAPPKHISGVSVVITTLILLVTCCHCATYQQQFMGPQNAVRARLRLKPLKWDAKLARYAQWWANQRRRDCALIHSNGPYGENLFWGSGKSWSPAQASYGWLSEARSYNYRSNSCNAEMCGHYTQIVWKNTQRIGCAHVICNGGGGVFLACNYDPPGNFLGRKPY
- the LOC104717165 gene encoding small nuclear ribonucleoprotein E; translation: MASTKVQRIMTQPINLIFRFLQSKARIQIWLFEQKDLRIEGRITGFDEYMNLVLDEAEEVSIKKKTRKPLGRILLKGDNITLMMNAGK